From a single Brassica rapa cultivar Chiifu-401-42 chromosome A01, CAAS_Brap_v3.01, whole genome shotgun sequence genomic region:
- the LOC103859740 gene encoding putative defensin-like protein 234: MRSASVFMVSCILMFFVLIHVKDVEAGLTPMGSLCGQKDIFIGRCGRDGSETCINDFVKKGGDGNRPYSCKCDNFGKKRICRCKVPC, encoded by the exons ATGAGATCTGCTAGTGTTTTTATGGTTTCTTGTATTCTCATGTTTTTTGTTCTGATCCATGTCAAAG ATGTAGAAGCTGGACTGACTCCAATGGGTAGCCTATGCGGCCAGAAGGATATATTTATCGGGAGATGCGGCCGTGATGGAAGCGAAACGTGCATAAACGACTTTGTTAAGAAAGGAGGTGATGGCAATAGGCCATATAGTTGTAAGTGTGATAACTTTGGCAAAAAACGTATATGCAGATGTAAAGTTCCTTGTTAG